Proteins encoded within one genomic window of Halalkalibacillus sediminis:
- a CDS encoding helix-turn-helix transcriptional regulator, with amino-acid sequence MKNQIKKLRKSAKLSQDELAKQCKVSRQTINAIENDKYDPTLQLAFDIASVLDTTVDDLFISDSIRK; translated from the coding sequence ATGAAAAATCAAATAAAGAAATTGAGAAAATCAGCTAAATTATCTCAGGATGAACTGGCTAAACAATGTAAGGTATCCAGACAAACAATCAATGCAATTGAAAATGATAAATACGACCCTACTCTTCAATTAGCGTTTGACATAGCTTCTGTATTGGATACCACAGTAGATGATCTTTTCATCAGTGATTCTATTAGAAAATAG